A portion of the Flavobacterium magnum genome contains these proteins:
- a CDS encoding NAD kinase — MKVAIYGQYYQNSTEPIIRDIFVFFNENQVEMVIEAEFLNMLYEKELIKKSYRTFSSHTELDASFDMMISIGGDGTILRAATLVRDSGIPILGINAGRLGFLAMVQKESISTFMQFIIDRNYTFSPRTLLSVSSSPVNDDIATINFAMNEISVSRKDTTSMITIDTYLDGEFLNSYWADGLIIATPTGSTGYSMSCGGPILTPNVESLVITPIAPHNLNARPLVIPDKTEIRLKVSGREQQYLVSLDSRIASVKNESILTISKNPFKINMVEIPGETFLKTLRNKLLWGEDKRN; from the coding sequence ATGAAAGTCGCCATCTACGGACAATATTACCAAAACAGCACCGAGCCGATAATCCGGGATATTTTCGTGTTCTTCAACGAGAATCAGGTGGAGATGGTGATTGAGGCAGAGTTCCTGAACATGCTCTACGAAAAGGAACTGATCAAAAAAAGCTACCGGACTTTCAGCTCACACACCGAGCTCGACGCCTCGTTTGACATGATGATCAGTATCGGCGGCGACGGGACAATCCTACGCGCGGCGACACTTGTGCGCGATTCGGGAATACCTATTCTTGGGATCAATGCCGGCAGGCTCGGGTTTCTGGCCATGGTGCAGAAGGAAAGCATTTCGACCTTCATGCAGTTTATCATTGACAGGAATTACACGTTTTCGCCCAGGACGCTGTTAAGCGTGTCCTCTTCGCCGGTCAACGACGACATTGCGACAATTAATTTTGCGATGAACGAAATTTCGGTAAGCCGTAAGGACACCACATCCATGATTACGATCGACACGTATCTTGACGGTGAATTCCTGAATTCATATTGGGCTGATGGGCTGATCATTGCCACCCCCACGGGTTCCACAGGCTACTCAATGAGTTGCGGTGGCCCGATACTGACTCCTAATGTCGAGAGCCTCGTCATCACTCCGATCGCACCACACAACCTCAACGCCAGGCCACTCGTGATTCCGGACAAAACCGAAATCCGACTCAAGGTCTCAGGGCGGGAACAGCAGTACCTCGTGTCGTTGGATTCGAGGATCGCTTCGGTCAAAAACGAATCCATCCTCACGATCAGCAAGAACCCCTTCAAAATCAATATGGTGGAAATCCCCGGCGAGACGTTCCTGAAAACCCTGCGGAACAAACTCCTTTGGGGTGAGGACAAGCGGAATTAA
- a CDS encoding DUF6089 family protein, which yields MKRLFPTLICFCMFSLMQAQIHEVGLFAGASNFIGDVGPTNYINPNEPAIGILYKWNRSPRHSWRASFTYAKLASDDANSKVPGRHDRGYSFDNSVKELSAGLEFDFFDFDLHDLRRQITPYIYGGLSYFRYDSQYVQNGTTRVDDQSNSLAIPMVAGIKSNITPKLILGFEIGARYTFADDIDGSTPKSDQYQQLKFGNINSNDWYVFTGFTLTYTFGNSPCFCPE from the coding sequence ATGAAAAGATTATTTCCGACGCTTATCTGCTTTTGTATGTTTTCGCTGATGCAGGCACAAATCCATGAAGTGGGGTTGTTTGCCGGCGCCAGTAATTTCATAGGCGATGTCGGACCGACAAATTACATCAATCCGAATGAACCGGCGATAGGAATCCTTTACAAATGGAACCGCAGCCCAAGGCATTCATGGAGGGCTTCTTTTACATACGCCAAGCTCGCCTCTGACGATGCCAACTCCAAAGTCCCGGGAAGGCATGACCGCGGCTATTCATTTGACAATAGTGTCAAGGAATTGTCGGCCGGACTTGAATTTGACTTTTTCGATTTTGACCTTCACGACCTCCGGAGGCAAATCACACCTTATATATATGGCGGCCTGAGTTATTTCAGGTATGACTCACAATATGTGCAAAATGGCACGACACGCGTGGACGACCAGAGCAATTCCCTTGCCATCCCCATGGTTGCCGGTATCAAAAGCAACATCACCCCGAAATTGATTCTCGGTTTTGAAATCGGGGCGCGTTATACCTTTGCAGATGATATTGACGGCAGCACGCCAAAGAGTGACCAGTACCAGCAATTGAAATTCGGTAACATCAACAGCAACGACTGGTATGTATTTACCGGATTTACACTTACCTACACTTTTGGGAATTCCCCCTGTTTTTGCCCGGAATAG
- a CDS encoding isoprenyl transferase: MDLKDTINKAHLPKHIAIIMDGNGRWAKKQGFMRAIGHENGTKSVKVIVETCARLGIENLTLYAFSTENWNRPKLEVQALMKILINSLKKEEKTLQQNDIRLNSIGNLDKLPTSAQRQLSEVIEKTKDNRRMTLTLALSYGSRDEIISAVRDISGKVKNNIISIDAIDESIINQHLYTQNLPDVDLLIRTSGEHRISNFLLWQIAYAELYFTDVLWPDFTEQDLYEAIVSYQKRERRFGKTSEQIK, from the coding sequence ATGGATTTGAAGGATACTATAAATAAGGCGCATTTGCCGAAACACATCGCCATTATCATGGACGGCAACGGGCGTTGGGCAAAAAAGCAAGGCTTTATGCGTGCCATCGGGCATGAAAACGGAACAAAATCAGTGAAAGTCATTGTAGAGACCTGTGCGCGTCTTGGTATCGAAAACCTGACATTGTATGCCTTTTCCACCGAAAACTGGAACCGGCCAAAGCTTGAAGTCCAGGCCCTGATGAAAATCCTGATCAATTCGCTGAAGAAAGAAGAAAAAACGCTGCAGCAAAATGACATCAGGCTCAACTCAATCGGCAATCTGGACAAACTCCCCACATCAGCCCAGCGGCAACTTTCTGAAGTGATCGAAAAGACAAAAGACAACCGCCGCATGACGTTAACGCTCGCATTGAGCTATGGCTCAAGGGATGAAATCATCTCGGCAGTCCGCGACATCAGTGGTAAAGTTAAAAATAATATAATTTCAATTGACGCTATTGACGAATCAATTATTAATCAGCATCTTTACACGCAAAATTTACCGGATGTAGATTTATTGATCAGGACCAGCGGTGAGCACCGTATCAGTAATTTCCTGCTTTGGCAGATCGCTTACGCAGAATTGTATTTTACCGATGTTTTGTGGCCTGACTTTACAGAACAGGATTTATATGAGGCCATCGTCAGCTACCAGAAGCGTGAGCGGAGATTTGGAAAAACAAGTGAACAAATTAAATAA
- a CDS encoding BamA/OMP85 family outer membrane protein — translation MRPSSATRSVSGDLEKQVNKLNNFLVLNKSIKLLLTLFFLGSITPVLAQDDEDRIPFEQGTPYYLANIDVTGKISYNQQTVVTFTGLEKGQRITVPGEEISNAVKKLGKLGLFNDINFYVNKIEGDSIYLELNINELPKLSEPKIAGVKKSKAEGLIKDTKLTKGMVVNENLITTTKNYIENKYRKDGYYNAKVNINTEADTTTNQVKMFIRIDKGDKVKISAINFSGNQKLSDAKLRKAMKNTKVKNPIRIFKASKFISEKYEEDLDNVISKYKEKGYRDARIISDSVSYDKKKNKIAINIKLEEGNKYYFGNIKFLGNTIYTDQSLNRMLGIKKGDTYNGVLLEKRIADKTKPDADDITNLYQNNGYLFSTINAVETRTYNDTIDFEIRIMEGPLAYFNKISVVGNDKTNDKVIYRELLTHPGDKYSKEALVQTIREIGQLGFFDPEAIEPKFKNVDPAAGTVDIEYNLVEKGSSQIELQGGYGGGGFIGTLGLSFNNFSMRNLFNKEAYKPIPMGDGQQVSLRLQGSSYFQTYSLSFAEPWFGGKKPVRFNTSLSYSKQFLNNYSSNSVDRSRSFNIISLSVGLGKRLTVPDNSSYFSQALSFQYYDLNNYNTGLFTFGNGSSRNLAYTVEVKRNNKGFNPIFPTYGSEFSLSFKFTPPYSLINGIDYGSLGDKQEYKLRNATDIVYNNQVFPAGTTYVNAQGEPVDDFTLAAADQSKVDQEKFKWLEYYKIKFKADWYTKIYGNLVLRSLAEFGFLGNYNSERGNVPFERFYIGGDGLANFALDGRETIQLRGYPNQSLTPIDTQGNQNGATIYNKFSFELRYPLTLKSQASIYALTFFEAGAGYDRDANKRYNPFVLQRSAGFGLRVFMPAFGLLGIDFGHGFDAVEGGTGKNGWETHFIIGQQF, via the coding sequence ATGAGGCCATCGTCAGCTACCAGAAGCGTGAGCGGAGATTTGGAAAAACAAGTGAACAAATTAAATAATTTCTTAGTGTTAAACAAAAGCATAAAACTACTCCTAACCCTGTTTTTTCTTGGAAGTATTACCCCGGTACTCGCGCAGGATGATGAAGACAGGATCCCATTTGAACAAGGAACCCCATATTACTTAGCCAACATCGATGTCACCGGAAAAATCAGCTACAACCAGCAAACCGTGGTCACTTTTACCGGCCTTGAGAAAGGGCAGCGCATTACGGTTCCGGGCGAGGAAATCAGTAATGCGGTTAAAAAACTGGGCAAACTCGGGCTTTTTAATGACATTAATTTTTATGTAAACAAAATTGAAGGCGACAGCATTTACCTGGAGCTGAATATCAACGAATTACCAAAACTCAGCGAACCCAAAATTGCCGGTGTCAAGAAATCGAAAGCAGAAGGGCTGATTAAGGACACCAAGCTCACCAAGGGCATGGTCGTGAATGAAAACCTGATCACCACCACTAAAAATTACATCGAAAACAAATACCGCAAAGACGGGTATTATAATGCCAAAGTCAACATCAACACTGAGGCGGACACCACCACGAACCAGGTCAAGATGTTCATCCGGATTGACAAAGGCGACAAAGTGAAGATCAGTGCGATCAACTTCTCAGGCAACCAAAAACTTTCAGATGCCAAACTGCGCAAGGCGATGAAAAATACGAAGGTAAAGAACCCGATACGGATCTTCAAGGCTTCGAAATTCATTTCCGAAAAATACGAGGAGGACCTGGACAACGTCATTTCCAAGTATAAGGAAAAGGGCTACCGTGACGCGCGCATCATCTCGGACAGCGTATCTTATGATAAGAAAAAGAATAAGATCGCAATCAATATCAAACTGGAAGAGGGCAACAAATACTATTTCGGAAATATCAAATTCCTCGGAAATACCATTTATACGGACCAAAGCCTCAACCGCATGCTGGGCATCAAGAAGGGCGATACCTATAACGGCGTGCTGCTTGAAAAAAGGATTGCTGATAAGACCAAGCCTGATGCAGACGACATCACCAATTTATATCAAAACAACGGTTACCTGTTCTCGACGATCAACGCGGTCGAAACCAGGACATATAACGACACCATCGATTTTGAGATCCGGATTATGGAAGGGCCGTTGGCTTACTTCAACAAGATTTCTGTAGTGGGCAACGACAAGACCAATGATAAAGTCATTTACCGCGAATTGCTGACGCATCCCGGAGACAAGTACAGTAAGGAAGCGTTGGTGCAGACCATCCGTGAGATCGGGCAATTGGGCTTTTTTGACCCCGAAGCCATCGAACCTAAGTTCAAGAATGTGGATCCGGCGGCCGGCACTGTAGACATTGAATACAATCTTGTCGAAAAAGGTTCGAGCCAGATAGAATTGCAGGGCGGATACGGCGGTGGCGGGTTCATCGGAACACTCGGATTGTCATTCAACAATTTCTCGATGCGAAATCTGTTCAATAAGGAAGCTTACAAGCCCATCCCGATGGGAGACGGCCAGCAGGTGTCTTTGCGCCTTCAGGGAAGCAGCTATTTCCAGACCTACAGCCTTTCGTTTGCTGAGCCTTGGTTCGGTGGCAAAAAACCGGTGCGCTTCAACACCTCGCTTTCGTACAGCAAGCAGTTCTTAAACAATTATTCCTCGAATTCGGTCGACCGCAGCCGCAGCTTCAACATCATTTCGCTGTCGGTCGGTTTGGGCAAAAGGCTTACCGTCCCTGACAACTCGTCGTATTTCTCACAGGCCTTGAGCTTCCAGTATTACGACCTTAACAATTACAACACGGGATTGTTTACTTTCGGTAACGGATCCTCAAGAAACCTCGCATATACTGTCGAAGTCAAGCGGAATAACAAAGGTTTCAACCCGATTTTCCCAACTTACGGATCGGAATTCAGCCTCTCGTTTAAATTCACGCCACCGTATTCACTAATCAACGGCATTGATTATGGCAGCCTGGGAGACAAGCAGGAATACAAGCTACGAAACGCCACAGATATCGTATACAACAACCAGGTTTTCCCGGCAGGGACGACTTATGTGAATGCCCAAGGCGAACCTGTGGATGATTTTACCCTCGCCGCCGCAGACCAGTCAAAGGTAGATCAGGAGAAATTCAAATGGCTGGAATACTATAAAATTAAATTCAAAGCCGATTGGTATACCAAAATTTATGGTAATTTAGTGCTCCGTTCATTGGCTGAATTCGGTTTCTTAGGGAACTACAACAGCGAAAGGGGTAACGTGCCGTTTGAGCGTTTTTACATCGGCGGCGACGGATTGGCGAATTTTGCGCTTGACGGCAGAGAAACCATCCAGTTGAGGGGCTATCCGAATCAATCGTTGACCCCTATCGACACGCAGGGAAATCAAAACGGTGCAACAATTTACAATAAATTTTCGTTTGAGTTGAGATATCCGTTAACTTTGAAAAGTCAGGCGTCGATTTACGCGCTTACTTTCTTCGAAGCCGGTGCAGGTTATGACCGCGATGCCAATAAAAGGTACAATCCGTTTGTGCTGCAGCGTTCGGCCGGTTTCGGGTTGAGGGTTTTCATGCCTGCATTCGGATTGCTGGGAATTGATTTCGGCCATGGGTTTGATGCGGTCGAAGGCGGTACAGGCAAGAACGGATGGGAGACACATTTCATCATAGGCCAGCAATTCTAG
- a CDS encoding OmpH family outer membrane protein → MKRHFLVLILILTVSISSHGQGAKGVRIGYIDMEYILQNVPDYLEAKNQLELKAQKWKTEMEAKKNEINKQKDNLKTERALLTKELLAEREEEIAFLETELSDYQQKKFGPTGELVVQKAVLVKPIQDQVFTVVQDLAETKKYDFVFDKSSDMTMIFSAKRFDMSDLVIRKLSRAANRDKKSKKELKEEEIQEYKESLEDNPTMLERQKKLDERKAAREKQVADRKAAADAKRAEMAEKRQQTQDQKTAKKTDGTAEKGTDGDNEKTDATAAKTQKQAAVRDSIATNREAARQAAADAKAKTMEERKKALEEKKAKAQADREAAKKAREAKTTKKDSVPSTPNNND, encoded by the coding sequence ATGAAGAGACATTTTTTAGTATTGATCCTGATCCTCACCGTGTCAATAAGCAGCCATGGACAAGGCGCAAAGGGTGTCCGCATCGGCTATATTGACATGGAATACATCCTGCAAAACGTACCCGATTATCTTGAAGCCAAAAACCAGCTGGAGCTTAAAGCACAGAAATGGAAGACAGAAATGGAGGCCAAAAAGAACGAGATCAACAAGCAGAAAGACAACTTAAAGACCGAAAGGGCATTGCTTACCAAAGAGCTTTTGGCAGAACGCGAAGAAGAAATTGCGTTTCTCGAAACCGAATTGTCCGATTATCAGCAAAAGAAATTTGGCCCAACCGGAGAGCTCGTAGTGCAGAAGGCGGTTTTGGTAAAACCCATACAGGACCAGGTTTTTACGGTAGTGCAGGATTTGGCCGAGACTAAAAAATATGATTTTGTTTTCGACAAATCGTCGGATATGACAATGATCTTTTCAGCAAAAAGATTTGACATGAGCGATTTGGTCATCCGGAAACTGTCGAGGGCTGCCAACCGTGACAAGAAGAGCAAGAAAGAGCTGAAAGAGGAAGAAATCCAGGAATATAAAGAAAGCCTTGAAGACAATCCGACAATGCTGGAAAGACAGAAAAAACTTGATGAGCGCAAGGCTGCCCGTGAAAAACAAGTAGCTGACCGTAAAGCGGCGGCTGACGCCAAACGGGCGGAAATGGCCGAAAAAAGGCAGCAGACGCAGGATCAGAAAACCGCAAAAAAAACGGATGGCACTGCTGAAAAAGGAACCGATGGCGACAATGAAAAAACCGATGCCACGGCAGCGAAAACCCAAAAGCAGGCAGCCGTAAGGGACAGCATCGCGACAAACAGGGAAGCTGCGAGGCAGGCCGCCGCCGATGCCAAGGCCAAAACGATGGAAGAACGCAAAAAGGCACTAGAAGAAAAGAAGGCGAAAGCACAGGCCGACCGCGAGGCCGCCAAAAAGGCAAGAGAAGCAAAAACGACGAAGAAGGACAGCGTTCCTTCGACGCCAAATAATAATGATTAA
- a CDS encoding OmpH family outer membrane protein → MKQLKTLLIAAVLFVSASQVATAQAKSAHVDVSEIMSKLPAMLEAQKQLEKLSQTYQADYKTMGDEYNAKLKKYAAEVDSVSQKMNEERQKEVADMEKRIGEFGQTAQKELQTKEADLMKPIEEKIKAAIQKVGKAKGYQYIFNSAGLLLADGPDLTADVKKELGF, encoded by the coding sequence ATGAAACAATTGAAAACTTTACTAATCGCTGCTGTCTTATTCGTTAGTGCAAGCCAGGTAGCCACTGCACAAGCCAAATCAGCGCATGTAGATGTTAGTGAAATCATGTCGAAACTGCCTGCGATGCTCGAGGCACAAAAACAATTGGAAAAATTAAGCCAGACTTATCAGGCCGATTATAAAACTATGGGTGATGAGTACAACGCCAAGCTTAAGAAATATGCTGCCGAAGTGGATTCCGTATCTCAAAAAATGAATGAAGAGCGCCAGAAAGAAGTGGCCGACATGGAGAAAAGGATTGGTGAGTTCGGGCAGACTGCACAAAAAGAATTACAGACCAAGGAAGCAGACCTCATGAAACCGATTGAAGAGAAAATCAAGGCTGCCATCCAGAAAGTGGGCAAAGCCAAAGGGTATCAGTACATCTTCAACTCTGCCGGGCTTTTGCTTGCTGATGGTCCGGACCTGACTGCCGACGTAAAGAAAGAACTCGGCTTCTAA
- the murI gene encoding glutamate racemase yields MHNNNPIGLFDSGVGGTSIWKEIHQLLPGESTIYLADSKNAPYGQKSKEEIIALSEKNTEYLLERNSKLIVVACNTATTNAIKELRAKYDVPFIGIEPAIKPAALHSNTQTIGILATKGTLSSELFNKAVEMHQTTKIIEQVGHGLVPLIENGDINSPEMDELLHTYLTPMIAANIDYLVLGCSHYPYLIPQIRKILPPHVRIIDSGEAVARQTKNVLTGHAGLSDGLNTENRFYTNANPKVLEDILDNRYKVVYEDF; encoded by the coding sequence ATGCACAATAACAATCCCATTGGCTTGTTCGACTCCGGAGTGGGCGGTACGTCGATCTGGAAGGAAATCCACCAACTTCTCCCGGGCGAAAGCACCATTTACCTGGCCGACAGCAAAAACGCGCCTTACGGGCAGAAGTCAAAAGAAGAGATTATCGCTTTAAGCGAAAAAAATACAGAGTACCTTCTGGAGCGGAACAGCAAGTTGATTGTCGTCGCGTGCAATACCGCCACAACCAACGCCATTAAGGAATTGCGCGCCAAATATGATGTGCCGTTCATTGGGATTGAACCGGCGATAAAACCGGCAGCGCTGCACTCGAATACGCAAACGATCGGAATACTGGCCACCAAAGGCACGCTGAGCAGCGAACTATTCAATAAGGCCGTTGAGATGCACCAAACGACGAAAATTATCGAACAGGTGGGCCATGGACTGGTACCTTTGATTGAAAACGGCGACATCAACTCCCCTGAAATGGATGAGCTGCTGCACACCTACCTCACGCCTATGATTGCCGCCAATATTGACTACCTTGTATTGGGTTGCAGCCATTATCCGTACCTGATTCCGCAAATCCGCAAGATACTGCCTCCGCATGTAAGGATTATTGATTCGGGAGAAGCAGTTGCCAGGCAGACGAAAAACGTGCTTACCGGGCATGCGGGCCTGAGTGACGGACTGAACACGGAAAACCGATTCTACACCAATGCCAATCCAAAGGTTCTCGAGGACATCCTTGACAATCGGTATAAAGTCGTATACGAGGATTTTTAG
- a CDS encoding gamma carbonic anhydrase family protein translates to MVIKSVNGKAPSIPDDCYVAENATIVGDVSFGHSCSVWFNAVIRGDVHSITIGDKVNIQDGAIIHCTYQKHATVIGNNVSIGHNAIVHGCTLHDNVLVGMGAIVMDGCVVESNAIVAAGAVVTQHTRVESGTIYAGVPAKKVKDIDQSDFAGEIERISTNYVMYSRWFKPAE, encoded by the coding sequence ATGGTTATTAAATCGGTAAACGGAAAAGCGCCCTCGATTCCTGATGATTGTTATGTTGCGGAGAATGCCACAATCGTTGGCGATGTCTCCTTCGGACACTCCTGCAGTGTGTGGTTTAACGCCGTGATACGCGGTGACGTCCATTCCATCACCATTGGGGATAAGGTAAATATACAAGATGGGGCCATCATCCACTGCACGTACCAGAAACACGCGACGGTGATCGGAAACAATGTGTCCATAGGTCACAATGCGATTGTCCACGGTTGTACACTGCACGACAACGTGCTGGTTGGTATGGGCGCCATCGTAATGGATGGCTGCGTTGTGGAAAGCAACGCAATCGTCGCAGCCGGGGCGGTGGTGACGCAGCATACGAGGGTGGAGTCAGGGACAATTTATGCGGGAGTTCCGGCTAAAAAGGTCAAGGATATCGACCAATCCGATTTTGCCGGCGAAATTGAGCGTATTTCCACCAATTATGTGATGTATTCCCGATGGTTCAAACCCGCGGAGTAA
- a CDS encoding PorP/SprF family type IX secretion system membrane protein, giving the protein MNFKKRYLVLILLLISKFSFSQEGIAVYSDYLSDNYYLIHPSMAGAANCAKIRLTARQQWFGQEDAPALQTLSFNGRLGDRTGGGLIVFNDKNGYNSQKGFKATFAYHLMFSRSEVDLNQLSFGISAGLVQSELDETKFTDPDPVIGGIIQKDSYFNVDLGASYNYLEFYAHLTVKNALASKRDIYSDIESDNLRKLLLSAGYVFGDSERIQLEPSFLFQLVDETKEKTIDLNIKAYKDFDFGKLWGGLSYRRAFDAAQYEDNGDVATQRLQYVTPIIGLNFKNYMVSYTYSHLIGDVKFDQGGFHQITLGVNLFCTREKYDCNCPAIN; this is encoded by the coding sequence ATGAATTTTAAAAAGAGATATTTAGTATTAATCTTATTGTTAATATCAAAATTTTCATTTTCGCAGGAAGGAATCGCAGTTTACTCAGATTATTTATCAGACAATTATTATTTGATTCACCCATCCATGGCCGGTGCCGCCAATTGTGCCAAAATCAGGCTGACTGCACGCCAGCAGTGGTTTGGCCAGGAAGATGCCCCTGCGTTGCAAACGTTAAGTTTTAATGGTCGACTTGGAGACAGGACCGGAGGCGGTCTGATCGTCTTCAATGACAAAAACGGCTACAATTCCCAAAAAGGTTTCAAGGCGACTTTTGCGTATCACCTGATGTTTTCCAGAAGTGAGGTCGATCTGAACCAGCTTTCTTTCGGGATCAGCGCCGGACTGGTGCAATCTGAACTGGATGAAACCAAGTTTACAGATCCGGATCCTGTTATCGGGGGCATTATCCAGAAGGATTCTTATTTCAACGTTGACCTTGGTGCGTCGTATAACTATCTTGAATTTTATGCACATCTTACCGTAAAGAATGCGTTGGCCAGCAAAAGGGACATTTATTCGGACATCGAATCGGATAACCTGAGAAAATTATTGCTGAGCGCTGGGTATGTTTTTGGCGACAGCGAGCGCATCCAGTTGGAACCATCGTTTCTGTTCCAACTTGTTGACGAAACAAAAGAGAAGACCATTGACCTGAACATTAAGGCGTATAAGGATTTTGACTTCGGTAAGCTGTGGGGCGGTCTTTCCTACAGGAGGGCCTTCGATGCGGCGCAATACGAGGACAACGGAGATGTTGCCACTCAAAGGTTGCAGTACGTAACGCCAATCATCGGTTTGAATTTCAAAAATTATATGGTGTCGTACACTTACTCTCACCTGATTGGCGATGTCAAGTTCGACCAGGGCGGTTTTCACCAGATTACCCTTGGTGTCAACCTGTTCTGTACAAGAGAGAAATACGACTGTAACTGTCCTGCAATTAATTAA